One window of the Microplitis demolitor isolate Queensland-Clemson2020A chromosome 10, iyMicDemo2.1a, whole genome shotgun sequence genome contains the following:
- the LOC103577835 gene encoding sodium/potassium-transporting ATPase subunit beta-2, giving the protein MHDEAYYQRRIPRRDLGSWNNFLRFIWDNERRAFLNRTFNEWGQLGLFYLCFYGVLFSIFVLQLWISFKNIGFDRPYVQHSYEKSIESRLIYYQPLNRDLHTQNPGLGFVPNIHISVAPIIWINKNKKSKAQRYIKEIDNFLNSYRSKKYKNSSLYFDINLLGECSISPYGYFENKPCVYLKLNKRFEWAPIYYNKTSELPEYMPSTLKTLVRSTSQPYIWVSCTGVTNFDNQHMGVINYLPVAGLPVNYFPFTGHPNYLSPVVALIFNNLTGNRLITIKCDMWAYNIDQSNPLYFQIFNEDDK; this is encoded by the exons atgcatGATGAAGCTTATTATCAGAGACGTATACCGAGAAGAGATCTAGGAAgttggaataattttttgagattTATTTGGGACAATGAAAGGCGCGCGTTTTTAAATCGGACATTTAATGAATGgg gTCAGTtgggattattttatttatgcttCTACGGagtattattttcaatttttgtgttGCAACTGTggattagttttaaaaatattggatTTGATCGTCCGTACGTCCAGCATTCGtatgaaaaatcaattgaatctagattaatatattaccaACCTCTTAATCGTGATTTACATACACAGAATCCAG gtcTAGGATTTGTACCAAACATTCATATTTCCGTGGCGCCAATAATTTggataaacaaaaataaaaaatcaaaagctCAACGTTACATCAAAgagattgataattttttgaattcataccgcagtaaaaaatataaaaattcatctctCTATTTTGACATAAACTTACTGGGAGAATGTTCCATTTCACCATAcggatattttgaaaataaaccatgcgtttatttaaaactaaataag agaTTTGAATGGGCAccaatttattacaataaaacgtCAGAACTACCGGAATACATGCCGTCGACATTGAAAACACTTGTGCGGTCTACTTCTCAG ccTTATATTTGGGTATCTTGTACCGGAGTGACAAATTTCGACAATCAACACATGggagttattaattatcttcCGGTTGCTGGTTTACCTGTAAACTATTTTCCTTTCACCGGACACCCAAATTACTTGTCACCCGTGGTagcattaatatttaataatcttaCTG GGAATAgattgataacaataaaatgtgACATGTGGGCTTACAATATTGACCAAAGCAATCCAttgtattttcaaatatttaatgaagatgataaataa
- the LOC103577836 gene encoding sodium/potassium-transporting ATPase subunit beta-2-like, giving the protein MSRINNNGKVDGYTDDYMRIPVIESKYTKFKKFFYNPEKKKVLGKNRKQWGITGLFYLCFLSALAALFAACMASFMATIRKDRPRWTLDQSLIGSSPGLGFRPISENPHELSLIFYKSTNQTQREIWINRLDDYLKNYINKSSLSNGGINHQVCSYEFPNLKDNHVCDVNLLKDFGNCTSEKQYGYNNSSPCIFIKLNKIFDWVPDYYQPSELPDDMPADLVKHIKSYSNKSELNTVWVSCQGEEAEDRESLGPIKYYPEIRGFPGYYYPYKNIPGYLSPLVAVKFERPERNKIINVECRAWAKNIKFHQRQKLGMVHFELRIDD; this is encoded by the exons atgagtcgtataaataataatggaaaAGTTGATGGATATACTGATGATTACATGAGAATTCCAGTAATTGAAAGCAAATAtactaaattcaaaaaatttttttataatcctgaaaagaaaaaagtgttaggaaaaaatagaaaacaatggg gcatTACTGGTCTTTTTTATCTGTGCTTCCTCAGTGCATTGGCAGCATTATTTGCAGCATGCATGGCAAGTTTCATGGCAACGATACGTAAAGATAGGCCAAGATGGACACTTGATCAAAGTTTGATAGGATCAAGTCCAGGATTAGGATTTAGACCAATATCAGAAAATCCACatgaattatcattaattttttacaagtcAACTAATCAAACTCAGAGAGAAATTTGGATTAATCGACTTGATGATTATCTTAAAA attatataaataaatctagtcTATCGAATGGTGGAATAAATCATCAGGTATGTAGCTATGAATTTCCAAATTTGAAAGATAATCATGTATGTGATGTTAATTTACTAAAAGACTTTGGAAATTGTACGTCTGAAAAACAATATGGATACAATAATTCATCtccatgtatttttattaaattaaataag aTATTTGACTGGGTACCAGATTATTATCAACCGTCAGAATTACCAGATGATATGCCAGCGGATCTTGTAAAACACATTAAATCATATAGCAATAAATCGGAATTAAATACTGTGTGGGTTAGTTGTCAAGGCGAAGAAGCTGAAGACAGAGAATCACTGGggccaattaaatattatcctGAAATACGAGGATTTCCTGGTTACTATTAtccttataaaaatatacctgGTTATCTAAGTCCGCTTGTTGCTGTTAAATTCGAACGACCTGAGc gaaataaaataataaatgtggaATGTCGTGCGTgggctaaaaatattaaattccatCAACGACAAAAACTTGGTATGGTTCATTTTGAATTACGAATTGATGATTGA
- the LOC103577832 gene encoding sodium/potassium-transporting ATPase subunit beta-2 — protein sequence MVAKDSKKDLGVKEESMNPYEKPPEISARQSFKNFFYNKETGAIMGRTPSSWGKVGLFYLIFYGVLAALVAICFWFFFQTLDMRIPKWQLDSSIIGTNPGLGFRPMPPSSNVESTLIWFKGTDPENYKHWVNELTDFLEDYKKLGSTAGRGASTTDCDYHKLPSPEQVCIVNVRQWHPCTQENFFGYHKSGPCVFIKLNKIYGWKPEYYTSVNQLPDKMPRDLKTIIGNLTVRQSKQLNTIWVSCQGENPADEENIGPVKYIPQQGFPGYYYPYENTVGYLSPLVAVHFERPKTGILINVECKAWARNIKHNRNDKIGSVHFELLID from the exons ATGGTGGCTAAGGACAGCAAAAAAGATTTAGGAGTTAAGGAGGAGTCAATGAATCCTTATGAAAAACCTCCAGAAATATCAGCACgtcaatcatttaaaaattttttttacaacaaagaAACTGGAGCTATAATGGGCAGGACACCCAGCAGTTGGG gAAAAGttggattattttatttgatattttatggAGTACTTGCTGCATTGGTAGCAAtttgtttttggttttttttccAAACACTTGATATGAGAATACCTAAATGGCAATTAGATAGTTCAATTATTGGAACAAATCCAg GTCTGGGATTTAGACCGATGCCACCATCGTCCAATGTTGAGAGTACTTTGATTTGGTTCAAGGGAACAGATCCAGAAAATTACAAGCACTGGGTTAATGAATTGACTGATTTTCTAGAgg ATTACAAGAAATTGGGATCGACTGCTGGTCGAGGTGCATCAACAACAGATTgtgattatcataaattaccAAGTCCTGAACAAGTTTGTATTGTAAATGTACGACAATGGCATCCATGTAcccaagaaaatttctttGGCTATCATAAATCTGGTCCTtgtgtttttataaaacttaataag atttatggCTGGAAACCAGAGTACTATACATCAGTTAACCAACTGCCGGATAAAATGCCCCgtgatttaaaaacaataattggTAACTTAACTGTACGTCaatcaaaacaattaaatactaTCTGGGTGTCTTGTCAAGGAGAAAATCCAGCAGATGAAGAAAATATTGGACCAGTTAAATACATTCCGCAGCAAGGATTCCCAGGATACTACTATCCTTATGAAAATACTGTCGGTTATCTCAGCCCATTGGTTGCCGTTCATTTCGAAAGAccaaaaa ctGGAATTCTTATTAACGTTGAGTGCAAAGCTTGGGcaagaaatataaaacataatcGTAATGATAAAATAGGATCAGTTCACTTTGAACTTTTAATTgactaa
- the LOC103577831 gene encoding sodium/potassium-transporting ATPase subunit beta-2, translating to MEDKSKIDSQYYTPPPKLGKWEAFSTFLWNSETGQFLGRTGSSWAKILLFYVIFYGVLSGFFGAMLAVFYQTLDHRAPKWQMDKSLIGDNPGLGFRPMPPTSNVESTLIWYKASNKGNYENWSNAIDKFLEEYQPPKPGSTGVAGVQQIMENRVHCDYGKPPGPGKACEVDLEKFTPCTGPKQYMYPDYQPCIFLKLNKIFGWQPQFYNDTDNLPANMPNDLKNRIKGAKIRNPEELQTIWVSCEGENPADIENIGPIQYKPRSGFPGFYFPYTNNAGYLSPLVAVWFESPKRNVLINIECKAWARNIIHDRVDRRGSVHFELMID from the exons ATGGAAGACAAGTCGAAAATTGACTCTCAATATTATACTCCACCACCGAAACTCGGCAAATGGGAAGCTTTCAGTACTTTCCTGTGGAACTCCGAAACTGGACAATTTCTTGGCCGAACTGGTTCCAGTTGGG CCAAGATATTGCTGTTTTACGTAATATTTTATGGAGTATTGTCGGGATTTTTTGGAGCCATGCTGGCTGTTTTCTATCAGACTCTTGATCACAGAGCACCTAAATGGCAAATGGATAAATCATTGATTGGAGACAATCCGGGACTGGGTTTCAGACCAATGCCACCCACGAGTAATGTTGAAAGTACTCTTATTTGGTACAAAGCCAGTAACAAAGGAAATTATGAAAACTGGAGCAATGCTATTGACAAGTTTTTGGAAG aataccAACCACCGAAACCAGGCAGCACTGGAGTAGCTGGAGTCCAGCAAATAATGGAAAATCGTGTTCACTGCGACTACGGAAAACCTCCAGGACCTGGAAAAGCCTGCGAAGTTGACCTAGAAAAGTTTACACCCTGCACTGGACCTAAACAGTACATGTACCCGGATTACCAGCCTTGCATATTCCTCAAGCTCAACAAA ATATTTGGGTGGCAGCCACAATTTTACAATGACACAGATAATCTTCCAGCAAATATGCCAAATGACCTGAAGAATCGTATAAAAGGAGCCAAAATACGCAACCCCGAGGAGTTGCAGACAATCTGGGTATCTTGTGAAGGCGAAAATCCAGCggatattgaaaatattggaCCTATACAATACAAGCCACGATCTGGATTCCCTGGTTTCTATTTCCCGTACACAAATAATGCTGGATATCTCAGTCCACTCGTCGCCGTATGGTTTGAATCACCAAAac gtAACGTACTTATCAACATTGAATGTAAAGCATGGGCTCGAAACATTATTCACGATCGGGTAGATCGACGTGGCTCCGTCCACTTTGAGCTCATGatagattaa
- the LOC103577830 gene encoding myb-like protein J: MVCKENVVSWFGNLSSHKRIDIMCTLLNMCLPFEVRYLGTCIEDRGKRDYNDLRDTEHHANNPADLAELANLGGVTDTRARRKLVLYVALLHGCNYECAKTFYKSLANFDTQEMANSLANQDEPLEELILLYTMALNHPAFSYDQKTTFGNIFLKLQEEEEARINAKQINTGYKPGFGACGSNERLCDQGLDVGGMPGMMPPPIQQQQQQQQQHYADIFRGNPMVAGGIPPNMSMPPPPPGLCLPPAEQMINHPQNHNPAQYLHLGFPAINSIGPWTGQTPMMIGNNHHHHHHHQMMYHTVAPSGDMIVYPASPLVSRPSSPVSNHPPPPSRSPPSRSDSPGRRSMRSWSIEERTSNANQTNTTSTTPRNVTSSNQSASRSIPSVPVTPMTTPTSGAYSRHNSLTTSTSTSTSTTSSTSSIKNNNNNNNNPPAKLRSPSTSITGTAPAINNDTLRETLGKEMPNYKACLQNYSMEEIRRISDEELREIGLTQNAVGQLRNIIRPQSSSSTNGQNQMEKNKIDNYPAAEQTDEVAQQQQEVNEFYSPKIPGPALPFFQDFHQSIHHHHHHHHHHHSHLANITSIRRYQTMQPPPMDPNQQLSVFPPPSVYATQNPCYACLTVPAAAATTTVGMQNRYPRCNAQHMYCVAQLQALRLDADSSRHCSQSSSSDGSTGSRSPPGTPPAAWSGNSTLIATSTVINENTSVTTTTTVTATSNTSEQTPGTSVLSYSTVALSRQNTSGIQQQQQQQQINNDRARSMKKNQMRQKNQMINGVTNNSTCSVSPAPIPLPSSINLSTPPPQQQQQQQQHIPGFPSTGNHPITFLPHGNHHFPGTTPRLPLNNTNIYSTNYSHTIYSRPTVTMAPGFQPTTPQGFQQNGELIYQYPQPGTPPPPPPLPPPGIVTGLIPIGHHQKISCYNCGSNSHLAVDCKEQTMEDLTRRAQYRLDFTIPKQSTDCPNDE, translated from the exons CGTAGCTTTGCTTCATGGATGCAATTATGAGTGTGCCaagacattttataaaagtctTGCTAATTTTGACACCCAAGAAATGGCCAATTCATTGGCTAATCAGGACGAACCACTTGAAGAATTAATTCTTTTGTATACAATGGCATTAAATCATCCGGCTTTTAGTTACGATCAGAAAACAACATttggtaatatatttttgaaattacaagAGGAAGAGGAAGCACGTATTAATGCCAAGCAAATAAATACTGGGTATAAACCAGGCTTTGGAGCTTGTGGATCGAATGAACGTTTGTGTGATCAAGGATTAGATGTTGGGGGCATGCCTGGTATGATGCCACCACCgatacaacaacaacaacagcaacagcaacaacacTATGCTGATATATTTCGTGGTAATCCAATGGTAGCTGGGGGAATCCCACCAAATATGTCAAtgccaccaccaccaccaggACTTTGTTTGCCACCAGCAGAACAAATGATAAATCACCCGCAAAATCATAATCCAGCTCAGTATCTTCACTTGGGATTCCCAGCAATAAATTCAATAGGACCCTGGACTGGACAAACTCCAATGATGATTGGAAATAatcaccatcaccatcaccatcatcaaATGATGTATCACACCGTAGCACCTAGCGGTGATATGATTGTTTATCCTGCATCCCCACTGGTCAGTCGTCCATCTTCACCGGTTTCAAATCATCCACCGCCTCCTTCAAGATCACCTCCAAGTCGCAGTGATTCACCAGGTCGTCGCAGCATGCGTTCTTGGTCTATTGAAGAACGTACATCTAATGCTAATCAAACAAACACAACCAGTACTACACCAAGAAACGTTACGTCATCAAATCAATCTGCATCAAGATCTATTCCTTCAGTTCCTGTTACTCCAATGACTACACCAACTTCTGGTGCATATTCACGTCACAACAGTCTCACTACCAGCACCAGCACAAGTACCAGTACCACATCTTCAActtcatcaattaaaaataataataataataataataatccaccAGCTAAATTGAGATCACCTTCAACATCAATCACTGGTACTGCTCCAGCAATAAATAATGACACTTTACGTGAAACACTTGGCAAAGAAATGCCTAATTATAAAGCCTGtctacaaaattattcaatggaagag atAAGAAGAATAAGCGACGAAGAACTCAGAGAAATTGGTCTGACACAAAATGCAGTAGGACAGCTTAGAAATATTATACGTCCTCAAAGTTCCAGTTCAACAAACGGCCaaaatcaaatggaaaaaaataaaattgataattatccgGCAGCTGAACAAACTGATGag gttGCACAGCAGCAGCAAGAAGTCAATGAATTTTATAGTCCAAAAATTCCTGGACCAGCGTTACCATTTTTTCAAGATTTCCATCAGTcaattcatcatcatcaccaccatcatcaccatcaccacAGCCATCTTGCAAATATCACTAGCATCAGACGTTACCAGACAATGCAGCCACCGCCGATGGATCCAAACCAGCAGCTGTCTGTTTTTCCACCGCCTTCAGTGTACGCGACTCAAAATCCCTGCTATGCTTGTCTTACTGTtcctgctgctgctgctacaACAACCGTCGGGATGCAAAATCGGTATCCCAGGTGCAATGCACAACACATGTACTGCGTAGCACAATTACAAGCATTGCGATTAGACGCAGACAGTAGTCGTCATTGTTCGCAGAGCAGTAGTTCAGATGGTAGTACTGGTAGTAGATCACCACCAGGTACACCACCGGCAGCTTGGTCTGGCAACTCGACATTGATAGCAACCAGTActgtaattaatgaaaatacatcagtaacaacaacaacaacagttACTGCAACATCAAATACCAGTGAACAGACACCTGGTACTTCAGTATTGTCTTATTCAACAGTTGCATTATCTCGGCAAAATACTTCAGGTAttcaacaacagcagcagcagcagcaaattaataatgaccGGGCAcgaagtatgaaaaaaaatcaaatgagACAGAAAAATCAAATGATAAATGGAGTAACTAATAATTCAACTTGTTCAGTATCACCAGCTCCAATACCATTACCGTCATCAATTAATCTATCAACACCACCaccacaacaacaacagcagcagcagcaacataTACCAGGATTTCCATCAACGGGAAATCATCCAATAACATTTTTACCACATGGTAATCATCATTTTCCTGGTACAACACCAAGATTAccattaaataatacaaatatatattcaacaaATTATTCCCATACTATTTATTCACGACCAACTGTAACAATGGCACCAGGATTTCAACCAACAACACCACAGGGTTTTCAACAAAATggtgaattaatttatcagtATCCACAACCAGGtacaccaccaccaccacctccACTGCCACCACCAGGAATAGTAACAGGTCTTATACCAATTGGtcatcatcaaaaaatttcatgctACAATTGTGGCAGCAACAGTCATCTCGCTGTCGATTGCAAGGAACAAACAATGGAAGATCTTACCAGGcgag ctCAATATCGATTGGATTTCACGATACCCAAACAATCTACAGACTGTCCCAATGATGAATAA